From one Motacilla alba alba isolate MOTALB_02 chromosome 8, Motacilla_alba_V1.0_pri, whole genome shotgun sequence genomic stretch:
- the EXTL2 gene encoding exostosin-like 2, whose product MRCFHFCKLPGRVMGIRLLRFTSVVIIVLLLVAGALTALLPTIKDDKLPNSRREPKAQSQSALDSFTLIMQTYNRTDLLLKLLNHYQAIPHLHKVIVVWNNIGEKTPEEMWNSLGPHPVPVVFKVQTVNRMRNRLQNFPDLETKAVLMMDDDTLVSAHDLAFAFSVWQQFPEHIVGFVPRKHISTPSGVYSYGSFELQNPGFGNGDQYSMVLIGAAFFHSGYLEDFQQQPEAVYALIDETQNCDDIAMNFLVAKHTGKPSGVFVKPVDIRNLEKDTNSGYSGMWHRAEHLLQRSYCVNKLVNIYDGMPLKYSNIMISQFGFPNYANHKNKM is encoded by the exons GTGTTTCCACTTCTGTAAGCTTCCAGGAAGAGTTATGGGAATCCGCCTACTGCGCTTCACCTCTGTGGTGATCATCGTCTTGCTTCTTGTGGCAGGTGCTTTAACAGCTTTGCTTCCCACTATCAAAGATGACAAATTGCCCAACTCGAGAAGGGAACCAAAGGCCCAGAGTCAGTCTGCCCTGGATTCATTCACTCTTATTATGCAGACATACAATAGAACTGACTTACTGCTAAAGCTTTTAAATCATTATCAAGCAATCCCCCACCTACATAAAGTAATTGTGGTGTGGAACAACATTGGTGAGAAGACACCAGAGGAAATGTGGAACTCCTTGGGGcctcatcctgtccctgttgTCTTTAAAGTTCAAACTGTAAATCGTATGAGAAACAGACTGCAGAATTTCCCTGACCTGGAAACAAAAG cTGTTTTAATGATGGATGATGACACACTAGTCAGTGCTCACGACCTTGCTTTTGCCTTTTCCGTTTGGCAG caattTCCAGAGCATATAGTGGGATTTGTTCCTAGAAAGCACATTTCTACTCCTTCAGGCGTATACAGTTATGGCAGCTTTGAACTGCAGAACCCTGGATTTGGCAATGGAGACCAGTATTCTATGGTGCTTATCGGGGCAGCGTTTTTTCACAGTGGGTATTTAGAAGACTTTCAACAGCAGCCAGAAGCAGTTTACGCCTTAATAGATGAAACTCAAAACTGTGATGATATTGCCATGAATTTTCTGGTAGCCAAGCATACTGGAAAGCCTTCAGGAGTGTTTGTGAAGCCTGTTGACAtaagaaatttagaaaaagacACTAACAGTGGCTATTCTGGAATGTGGCACCGAGCAGAGCATTTGTTACAGAGATCCTACTGTGTAAATAAACTCGTTAATATTTATGATGGCATGCCCTTAAAATATTCTAATATCATGATTTCCCAGTTTGGTTTTCCTAATTATGCcaatcacaaaaataaaatgtaa